Proteins from a single region of Stigmatella erecta:
- the tal gene encoding transaldolase — protein sequence MNPLRQLAELGQSIWVDNLQRSYITKGTLKKFIDEDGLTGLTSNPTIFQKAVSGSEDYEDLFAEAKGKGVSGNDLYEKLAVRDVQGAADILRPVYDARKGQDGYASLEVSPRLAHDTQATLEEARRLWKTLSRPNVMIKVPGTEAGVPAFEQLTAEGINVNVTLLFSQERYRKIAEAYVSGLEKFAASGGDVSKVASVASFFVSRIDSIVDKEIEKKVKAGATAEQKKALDTLSGKVAIANAKLAYRAFKEIFGSARWKTLAAKGARVQRVLWASTSTKNPKLRDVLYVEELIGRDTVNTLPPATIDAFRDHGKVRASLEEDLAGAEETMRQLEASGISMKTVTEELATDGIRLFSESFDQLLSAVGEKLGAK from the coding sequence ATGAACCCGCTTCGACAGCTTGCTGAGCTTGGCCAATCCATCTGGGTGGACAACCTCCAGCGCAGCTACATCACGAAGGGCACCCTGAAGAAGTTCATCGACGAAGATGGGCTCACGGGGCTGACCTCCAACCCCACCATCTTCCAGAAGGCGGTGTCGGGCAGCGAGGACTACGAGGATCTCTTCGCCGAGGCGAAGGGCAAGGGCGTGTCCGGCAATGACCTCTACGAGAAGCTGGCGGTGCGCGATGTCCAGGGCGCCGCCGACATCTTGCGCCCGGTCTACGACGCCCGGAAGGGCCAGGACGGCTACGCCTCGCTGGAGGTCTCCCCCCGGCTCGCGCACGACACCCAGGCCACGCTGGAGGAGGCCCGGCGGCTGTGGAAGACGCTCTCCCGGCCCAACGTGATGATCAAGGTCCCGGGCACCGAGGCCGGCGTCCCGGCCTTCGAGCAGCTCACCGCCGAGGGCATCAACGTCAACGTGACGCTGCTCTTCAGCCAGGAGCGCTACCGGAAGATCGCCGAGGCCTACGTCTCCGGATTGGAGAAGTTCGCCGCCTCCGGGGGCGACGTGAGCAAGGTCGCCAGCGTGGCCTCCTTCTTCGTCAGCCGCATCGACTCCATCGTCGACAAGGAGATCGAGAAGAAGGTGAAGGCGGGCGCTACCGCCGAGCAGAAGAAGGCGCTCGACACCCTGAGTGGCAAGGTGGCCATCGCCAACGCGAAGCTGGCCTACCGCGCTTTCAAGGAGATCTTCGGCAGCGCGCGCTGGAAGACGCTCGCGGCCAAGGGGGCGCGGGTGCAGCGCGTGCTCTGGGCCAGCACCAGCACCAAGAACCCGAAGCTCCGGGACGTGCTCTACGTGGAGGAGCTCATCGGCCGTGACACCGTGAACACCCTGCCGCCGGCCACCATCGATGCCTTCCGGGACCACGGCAAGGTGCGCGCGAGCCTGGAGGAGGATCTCGCGGGCGCCGAGGAGACGATGCGCCAGCTGGAGGCGAGCGGCATCTCGATGAAGACCGTCACCGAGGAGCTGGCCACCGACGGCATCCGGCTGTTCTCGGAGTCCTTCGATCAGCTCCTCTCGGCGGTGGGCGAGAAGCTCGGCGCGAAGTAG
- a CDS encoding ankyrin repeat domain-containing protein, whose protein sequence is MNPKTVTVTNGSSDLSAKNLADDGDSAVLDLARTAFTHARAGNVPPLLALLDAGLPVRLRNERGDSLLMLASYYGHLEAARLLLERGADPEQTNDAGQTPLAGAAFKGNAAIALLLLDHGARVDGMGDDGRTALMFAAMFDKVDLVELLLQRGASREHRDVDQRTALDYARSLGAWRSATRLESPAS, encoded by the coding sequence ATGAATCCGAAGACCGTTACGGTTACGAATGGCAGCAGCGACCTGTCCGCCAAGAACCTGGCCGATGATGGCGACAGCGCCGTGCTGGACCTGGCGAGGACCGCCTTCACCCATGCGCGCGCGGGGAACGTCCCCCCTCTGCTCGCGCTGCTCGACGCGGGACTGCCCGTGCGGCTGCGCAACGAGCGGGGCGATTCGCTGTTGATGCTCGCCAGCTACTATGGCCACCTGGAGGCGGCCCGCCTGCTGCTGGAGCGCGGGGCGGACCCGGAGCAGACCAACGATGCCGGGCAGACGCCGCTGGCCGGGGCGGCCTTCAAGGGCAACGCCGCCATCGCCCTGCTGCTCCTGGACCATGGGGCGCGGGTGGATGGCATGGGAGACGACGGGCGCACGGCGCTGATGTTCGCGGCCATGTTCGACAAGGTGGACCTCGTGGAGTTGCTGCTCCAGCGCGGCGCGAGCCGGGAGCACCGGGACGTGGACCAGCGCACGGCGCTGGACTATGCCCGGTCGCTCGGGGCATGGCGCTCGGCCACCCGGCTGGAATCCCCGGCGTCCTGA
- a CDS encoding catalase translates to MSQRPTLTTEAGAPVSDNQHSQTAGPNGPVLLQDHHLLEKLARFNRERIPERVVHAVGSGAYGTFEVTSQDVPRYTRMKLFGEVGKKTEVFLRFSTVAGSKGAPDTARDPRGFAVRFYTEDGNWDLVGNNTPVFFLRDGIKFPDFIHSQKYDPYTNRQEPDNVWDFFSHSPEATHQFTWLFGDRGIPATLRHMDGFGSHTFQWVNAKGERFWVKFHFKTDQGIRTLTTPEAEALGGKDPQHHQRDLYRAIERGEFPSWTLKVQVMPEAEAANYRFNPFDLTKVWPHKDYPLMEVGKLVLNRTPDNFFAEVEQAALDPANFVPGIGPSPDRMLQARLFAYGDAHRYRLGINSTQLPVNSPKGVKGGARNYGRDGAMRFDGNGGRGPNYEPNSFNGPAQTDEAPGVGYEASGRTGTYVHGKHAEDNDFVQAGALYRRMTAPEKQRLVENISGSLAQVSREDIITRAIAHFRAADEEYGSRIATAVQQLRRAR, encoded by the coding sequence ATGTCCCAGCGTCCCACCCTGACCACCGAAGCGGGAGCCCCTGTCTCCGACAACCAGCACTCGCAGACGGCGGGACCCAACGGCCCGGTGCTGCTGCAGGACCACCACCTGCTGGAGAAGCTGGCCCGCTTCAACCGCGAGCGCATCCCGGAGCGCGTGGTGCACGCGGTGGGCTCGGGCGCCTACGGCACCTTCGAGGTCACCTCCCAGGACGTGCCGCGCTACACGCGCATGAAGCTCTTCGGCGAGGTAGGCAAGAAGACGGAGGTCTTCCTGCGCTTCTCCACCGTGGCGGGCTCCAAGGGCGCGCCCGACACCGCCAGGGACCCCCGGGGCTTCGCCGTGCGCTTCTACACGGAGGACGGCAACTGGGATCTGGTGGGCAACAACACGCCGGTGTTCTTCCTGCGCGACGGCATCAAGTTCCCGGACTTCATCCACTCGCAGAAGTACGACCCGTACACGAACCGCCAGGAGCCCGACAACGTCTGGGACTTCTTCTCCCACTCTCCGGAGGCCACGCACCAGTTCACCTGGCTGTTCGGGGACCGCGGCATCCCGGCGACGCTGCGGCACATGGACGGCTTCGGCTCGCACACCTTCCAGTGGGTGAACGCGAAGGGCGAGCGCTTCTGGGTGAAGTTTCACTTCAAGACGGACCAGGGCATCCGCACCCTCACCACCCCGGAGGCGGAGGCGCTCGGCGGCAAGGATCCGCAGCACCACCAGCGCGACCTGTATCGGGCCATCGAGCGCGGTGAGTTCCCCTCGTGGACGCTCAAGGTCCAGGTGATGCCGGAGGCGGAGGCCGCGAACTACCGCTTCAACCCGTTCGATCTCACCAAGGTGTGGCCCCACAAGGACTACCCGCTCATGGAGGTGGGCAAGCTCGTCCTCAACCGCACCCCGGACAACTTCTTCGCGGAGGTGGAGCAGGCGGCGTTGGATCCCGCGAACTTCGTGCCCGGCATTGGCCCGTCCCCGGACCGGATGCTCCAGGCGCGCCTGTTCGCTTACGGAGACGCGCACCGCTACCGGCTGGGCATCAACAGCACGCAGCTGCCGGTGAACTCGCCGAAGGGCGTGAAGGGGGGCGCGCGCAACTACGGCCGGGACGGGGCCATGCGCTTCGATGGCAACGGCGGGCGGGGTCCCAACTACGAGCCGAACAGCTTCAACGGCCCCGCGCAGACGGACGAGGCCCCCGGCGTGGGGTACGAGGCCAGCGGGCGGACGGGCACCTATGTCCACGGCAAGCACGCGGAGGACAACGACTTCGTGCAGGCCGGCGCCCTCTACCGGCGGATGACGGCCCCGGAGAAGCAGCGCCTGGTGGAGAACATCTCCGGCAGCCTCGCGCAGGTGAGCCGCGAGGACATCATCACCCGCGCCATCGCCCACTTCCGGGCCGCCGACGAGGAGTACGGCTCTCGCATCGCCACCGCCGTCCAGCAGCTTCGCCGCGCACGCTAG
- a CDS encoding LysR substrate-binding domain-containing protein, with the protein MASLNDISLRQLQYLVAVADLLGFRRAAEHCHVSQPALSAQIQQLEAVLGVKLFERDTRRVMLTPAGQELVGRARRVLTEAEDILKAASRMGDPFAGPLHLGAIPTVAPYVLPEVIPALVKHYPKLQLRLYEEKTALLLRDMAEGRLDAALLALDAEMDRAVEHEVLSEDPFVVAAPPGHPLERKKQVQLRDLDGENVLLLEDGHCFRSQTLALCTRVGAHEVDFRATSLTTLAQMVMAAGSVTLLPQLAVSRENRQGQLVVRPFAPPGPGRTLVLAWRPGHPRAEALRTIAGTLRSVWPGEARSARKPGAS; encoded by the coding sequence ATGGCCTCGCTCAACGACATCTCCCTGCGGCAGCTTCAGTACCTGGTGGCGGTGGCGGACCTGCTGGGCTTCCGGCGGGCGGCCGAGCACTGCCACGTCTCCCAGCCCGCCCTGAGCGCCCAGATTCAGCAGCTCGAGGCGGTGCTCGGCGTGAAGCTATTCGAGCGCGATACACGCCGGGTGATGCTCACGCCCGCGGGCCAGGAGCTGGTGGGCCGGGCGCGGCGGGTGCTCACCGAGGCGGAGGACATCCTCAAGGCGGCCTCGCGGATGGGAGACCCCTTCGCGGGCCCGCTGCACCTGGGGGCCATTCCGACCGTGGCCCCCTACGTGCTGCCGGAGGTGATTCCGGCGCTGGTGAAGCACTACCCCAAGCTGCAACTGCGGCTGTACGAGGAGAAGACGGCGCTGCTGCTGCGCGACATGGCCGAGGGCCGGCTGGACGCGGCGCTGCTGGCGCTGGACGCGGAGATGGACAGGGCGGTGGAGCACGAGGTGCTCTCGGAGGACCCCTTCGTGGTGGCGGCGCCCCCGGGCCACCCGCTGGAGCGCAAGAAGCAGGTTCAGCTTCGCGACCTGGATGGCGAGAACGTGTTACTCCTGGAGGACGGGCACTGCTTTCGCAGCCAGACGCTGGCGCTGTGCACGCGGGTGGGGGCGCACGAGGTGGACTTCCGGGCCACGAGCCTGACGACGCTGGCGCAGATGGTCATGGCGGCCGGCAGCGTCACCCTGCTGCCCCAGCTCGCGGTGTCCAGGGAGAACCGGCAAGGGCAGCTCGTGGTGCGGCCCTTCGCCCCTCCCGGGCCCGGCCGGACGCTCGTGCTGGCCTGGCGCCCGGGCCACCCCCGCGCGGAGGCGCTGCGCACCATCGCCGGCACGCTGCGCTCCGTGTGGCCGGGGGAGGCCAGGTCAGCGCGCAAGCCCGGCGCGTCTTGA
- a CDS encoding primary-amine oxidase → MGETSRCTWLLVALMLGGISCNGGRRTPGPAAGARPPDHPLSAFSTMEFEHALQLLRAQGHVTESTVFPLVVPHEPSKEELEGFQTGGLVPRRVLVVAYDTAKNQTFEAVVRLTPPGAVERWTLVPGVQPPLSKHDFDQAKALVWRDDRWTAALRRRGVERPDHIYLDIWAMGPSDEPQWKGHRLVKALPFFKGDTSYTYARPVEGLIALVDLTDQKVVELTDQGNVPIPKDVGAYDEQSVGPLRPLPHPVVLTHPEGRNFSLSGNEVRWQNWRFRVDVHPREGPVLHGVTYTDQGRERKILHRLSLSEMVVPYGDPAGTWSWRSAFDVGEYGFGDKISPLDPGADVPSSATFLPAVFADPSGKAQETPRAVALYERDGGVLWKHYDAHLKRNEARLGIELVVTFGVVIENYDYLLNYIFKQDGSMKVEAVLTGIMLAKAVPPQVDAAGHAEHDLYGHLVAEGVVAVHHQHFFNFRLDFDVDGRRNSILEMNSAPIPSGPANPQGNAFTMRMEPLRTELQAQRDMNLASARRWLIINPQEHNGLGHPTGYALVPSENSLPFATPDNLARRRAGFIDHAFWATRYAPSERSAAGAYPNQSQGGDGLPTWVKDDQPLVNEDVVVWYTLGVTHTPRPEEWPVMPAAHAGFELLPVGFFTRNPALDLPRASTP, encoded by the coding sequence ATGGGCGAGACATCCCGTTGTACCTGGCTTCTGGTGGCGCTGATGTTGGGAGGCATCTCCTGTAACGGAGGGCGGCGAACCCCGGGGCCTGCCGCTGGGGCCCGGCCGCCAGACCACCCGCTGTCCGCCTTTTCCACGATGGAGTTCGAGCACGCCCTCCAGCTCCTGCGCGCCCAGGGGCATGTGACGGAGAGCACCGTGTTTCCCCTGGTGGTTCCTCACGAGCCCTCCAAGGAGGAGCTGGAAGGCTTCCAGACGGGAGGCCTCGTCCCGCGGCGGGTGCTCGTGGTGGCGTATGACACGGCGAAGAACCAGACCTTCGAGGCGGTGGTCCGGTTGACGCCCCCGGGTGCCGTCGAGCGCTGGACGCTCGTGCCAGGTGTCCAGCCCCCGCTGAGCAAGCATGACTTCGACCAGGCGAAGGCGCTGGTGTGGCGGGACGATCGCTGGACCGCCGCCCTGCGCCGGCGCGGCGTGGAACGCCCGGACCATATCTACCTCGACATCTGGGCCATGGGGCCCTCGGACGAGCCCCAATGGAAGGGGCACCGGCTGGTGAAGGCCCTGCCCTTCTTCAAGGGCGACACGAGCTACACCTACGCGCGGCCCGTGGAAGGGTTGATCGCGCTGGTCGACCTCACGGACCAGAAGGTGGTGGAGCTCACCGACCAGGGGAATGTCCCGATTCCCAAGGACGTGGGGGCTTATGACGAGCAGTCCGTGGGACCGCTTCGGCCTCTCCCCCACCCGGTCGTCCTGACCCATCCGGAGGGCCGGAACTTCTCCCTCTCGGGCAATGAAGTGCGCTGGCAGAACTGGCGCTTCCGCGTGGACGTTCATCCGCGCGAAGGCCCCGTCCTCCACGGGGTCACCTACACGGACCAGGGCCGGGAACGGAAGATCCTCCACCGCCTCTCGCTCTCCGAGATGGTGGTGCCCTATGGCGACCCCGCGGGCACGTGGTCCTGGCGGAGCGCCTTCGATGTGGGCGAGTACGGCTTCGGGGACAAGATCAGCCCCCTGGACCCGGGGGCCGACGTCCCATCCAGCGCCACCTTTCTGCCCGCCGTCTTCGCGGACCCCTCCGGCAAGGCCCAGGAGACCCCTCGCGCGGTGGCCCTCTACGAGCGGGACGGCGGGGTGCTCTGGAAGCACTACGACGCCCACCTGAAGCGCAACGAAGCCCGGCTGGGAATCGAGCTCGTGGTGACCTTCGGGGTCGTCATCGAAAACTACGACTACTTGCTGAACTACATCTTCAAACAGGACGGCTCCATGAAGGTCGAGGCGGTCCTAACGGGCATCATGCTGGCCAAGGCCGTGCCCCCGCAGGTGGATGCGGCCGGGCATGCGGAGCATGACCTGTATGGCCACCTCGTCGCGGAAGGCGTGGTCGCGGTCCACCACCAGCACTTCTTCAACTTCCGGCTCGATTTCGACGTGGATGGGCGCCGCAACTCCATCCTGGAGATGAACTCCGCGCCCATTCCATCGGGTCCGGCCAATCCCCAGGGCAATGCCTTCACCATGCGGATGGAGCCCTTGCGCACGGAGCTGCAGGCCCAGCGAGACATGAACCTCGCGAGCGCCCGGCGGTGGTTGATCATCAACCCCCAGGAGCACAATGGACTGGGACACCCCACAGGCTACGCGCTGGTGCCAAGCGAGAATTCCCTCCCCTTCGCCACCCCGGACAACCTGGCCCGCAGGCGCGCGGGCTTCATCGACCACGCCTTCTGGGCCACGCGTTATGCCCCCAGCGAGCGGAGCGCTGCGGGGGCCTATCCCAATCAAAGCCAGGGAGGAGACGGGCTGCCCACCTGGGTGAAGGATGACCAGCCCCTGGTCAACGAGGACGTGGTGGTCTGGTACACCCTGGGGGTGACGCATACGCCACGTCCCGAGGAGTGGCCGGTCATGCCTGCCGCGCACGCGGGCTTCGAGCTGTTGCCCGTGGGCTTCTTCACACGCAACCCCGCACTCGATCTGCCCAGGGCCTCTACTCCCTAA
- a CDS encoding esterase family protein, with protein MSSVDPNLRREVFGWYSHRLGMDMPVVRYGHWGPAMLLFPTAGGDFLEAERMGLIQSVAHHLFAGRFQIFSINSINPWAWMNPGIPLHEKAHNQARFSDYVEQEVVPHIRGCLGNGHARIGAAGASFGAFHAANAFFRRPDLFELLLGLGGFYDLQPEFLHGFWSEEVYFNNPVSYVPNLPEGSNMDLLRHHSRIHLVTSRGAWEFPGYSEHLSHLLHQRGIPHNLDIWGEDMPHDWPTWYRQLDHYVAERLGY; from the coding sequence ATGTCATCCGTCGATCCGAACCTGCGCCGGGAAGTCTTCGGTTGGTACAGCCACCGGTTGGGCATGGACATGCCCGTTGTCCGCTACGGCCACTGGGGCCCGGCGATGCTGCTCTTCCCCACGGCGGGAGGCGACTTCCTGGAGGCCGAGCGCATGGGGCTCATCCAGTCCGTCGCGCACCACCTGTTCGCGGGCCGGTTCCAGATCTTCAGCATCAACAGCATCAACCCCTGGGCCTGGATGAACCCGGGCATCCCCCTGCACGAGAAGGCCCACAACCAGGCGCGCTTCTCGGATTACGTCGAGCAGGAGGTGGTGCCCCACATCCGAGGTTGCCTGGGCAACGGCCATGCGCGCATCGGCGCCGCGGGGGCCAGCTTCGGAGCCTTCCACGCCGCCAATGCCTTCTTCCGGCGGCCGGACCTGTTCGAGCTGCTCCTCGGCCTGGGTGGCTTCTACGATCTCCAGCCGGAGTTCCTCCATGGGTTCTGGAGCGAGGAGGTCTACTTCAACAACCCTGTCTCCTACGTGCCGAACCTGCCTGAGGGCTCCAACATGGACCTCCTCCGCCACCACAGCCGGATCCACCTGGTGACGAGCCGTGGCGCCTGGGAGTTCCCCGGCTACTCCGAGCACCTCAGCCACCTGCTGCACCAGCGGGGCATCCCTCACAACCTGGACATCTGGGGCGAGGACATGCCCCACGATTGGCCCACCTGGTACCGGCAGCTCGACCACTACGTCGCGGAGCGGCTCGGTTACTGA
- a CDS encoding DUF3396 domain-containing protein yields the protein MTGRYPRIQFHRVIDGEQVLSVQMSLSICFYLRRSHREIIPAVLNALEVYRNAIEPHSLAWYPNEDGDWQELDDAGWELNRRKMRHPRGANICLRDTPHLTTDYEFRYYGRELAQPGLDDQTGPTCAMAFWLPMGYLEAQGPEQVWKLALQLGSALPFNSGHAGLSFYCHESLSGITDPLRPLCFRYPGVDMPAMESIPLELGTRLKGAYWMTFLGASVLDKLGGTAGLRARLHSVDTHVEDLSANRGVVRLGRWPEAGDMDHGHTLPAYRELAQVLEPWLYRAPHSPWSGFSDEEVYNWEHRFIKTI from the coding sequence ATGACCGGGCGCTATCCACGAATTCAGTTCCATCGAGTCATTGATGGCGAGCAGGTCCTATCCGTCCAGATGAGTCTCAGCATTTGCTTCTATCTACGGCGCTCACACCGGGAAATAATTCCGGCAGTCCTCAACGCGTTGGAGGTCTACCGCAACGCCATTGAGCCCCACAGTCTTGCTTGGTATCCGAATGAGGACGGTGACTGGCAGGAGCTTGACGACGCGGGTTGGGAGCTTAACCGCCGGAAGATGCGTCACCCTCGCGGTGCGAATATTTGCTTGCGTGACACTCCCCATCTTACAACGGATTACGAGTTCAGGTATTACGGACGCGAGTTGGCGCAGCCAGGCTTGGATGACCAGACAGGGCCTACCTGCGCCATGGCATTCTGGCTCCCCATGGGGTATCTGGAGGCCCAAGGTCCCGAGCAAGTGTGGAAGCTAGCGCTCCAATTGGGCTCTGCGCTGCCATTCAATTCTGGGCACGCCGGGCTCTCATTCTATTGTCATGAGAGCCTGTCCGGCATCACCGATCCGCTCCGCCCTTTGTGCTTCCGCTACCCAGGCGTGGACATGCCCGCCATGGAAAGCATTCCCCTGGAACTCGGGACGAGGCTCAAAGGCGCGTACTGGATGACTTTCCTGGGGGCTTCCGTTCTGGACAAACTCGGAGGCACCGCAGGACTCCGCGCGCGCCTGCATTCAGTAGATACCCATGTTGAGGACTTAAGTGCAAACCGTGGAGTTGTAAGGCTTGGGAGGTGGCCTGAAGCCGGTGACATGGACCATGGCCACACCCTTCCTGCATACCGCGAGTTAGCACAAGTGCTAGAGCCATGGCTCTACCGTGCCCCCCACTCTCCCTGGAGCGGATTTTCGGATGAAGAAGTCTACAACTGGGAACACCGTTTCATTAAAACCATCTAA
- a CDS encoding double-CXXCG motif protein — MKLYEVKGTEPHFTGNLGNAKHRWGLPGIQTCAVCRAGGAIVGLQYPCVDLSGLAAKELEKLSNSWPVPFEEFLRLRELVRPLAPPGALLEPGTRFGPLEGIASGHFGQLFMQNPWSLYLRRESLERLQEVGIRGLKGCPLNVQFRVKRPPELWELELELHGRLHPNCLPLERLHPCPKCGNDPLTLPEKFWIDANSVPDSLDTFRLRDAPGLIIATERFVEAVHRLELCGVIFQELEAR, encoded by the coding sequence ATGAAGCTCTATGAGGTCAAGGGGACAGAGCCACACTTCACGGGTAACCTGGGAAATGCCAAGCACCGCTGGGGGCTGCCTGGCATACAAACCTGTGCTGTATGCCGCGCGGGAGGCGCAATCGTAGGCCTTCAGTACCCATGCGTTGACCTATCGGGGCTTGCGGCAAAGGAGTTGGAGAAACTGTCCAACTCTTGGCCCGTCCCTTTCGAGGAGTTTCTCAGATTGCGTGAATTGGTCCGTCCACTGGCCCCGCCGGGTGCACTACTGGAGCCAGGAACCCGATTCGGCCCCCTTGAGGGCATAGCCTCGGGCCACTTTGGCCAGCTCTTCATGCAGAACCCGTGGTCTCTCTACTTGCGCCGCGAGTCACTGGAGCGGCTGCAAGAGGTTGGCATCCGTGGCCTCAAGGGTTGCCCGCTAAACGTGCAGTTCCGCGTGAAACGCCCGCCAGAACTCTGGGAACTGGAACTGGAACTCCACGGTAGGCTTCATCCCAACTGTTTACCGCTGGAGCGTCTTCACCCATGTCCGAAGTGTGGCAACGACCCTCTCACCCTACCGGAAAAATTCTGGATTGATGCCAACTCTGTTCCTGACAGTTTGGATACGTTCCGGCTACGGGATGCACCTGGCCTGATCATCGCTACCGAGCGCTTTGTCGAAGCGGTACACCGTTTGGAACTGTGCGGGGTGATTTTTCAAGAACTGGAAGCGCGCTGA
- a CDS encoding serine/threonine-protein kinase gives MNQLFPEALPTGTVLGSWQVDGWAGYGAYGVVYRARKVGQTETYPVALKLARYPNDLRFRREAELLSRIHHPGVPCLLGKGTWKANARGDSHPYVVMQWVEGIRLYDWAERHPLTFCQALRLLAQVARALEATHAIQGLHRDVKGDNILVNADGQAILMDFGCGIWEGAASLTDGLLAPGTRIYRSPQALRFQWNHRRETQIHYRATPADDVYALGVTAYRLCTGVYPPLATDPSIMGDDGRDTQELLKPPSQWKPLAPALESLILRMLSEKPRDRGLAGELAATMEALVDAEAGELARLSDSRMLAEVSGVSASVPRHGKLWRMALLPVIAGLLLLTSVNLNLDGLWGSSPGMTEGGAGGVADQVVAELPVTSMEQEPELRGLRLEMPEGPLPGQRRPPCPRNQINIKGGCWAEIVQLSPPCGESFYDWKGACYVPVAAPLRPNTSEKP, from the coding sequence ATGAACCAGCTGTTCCCCGAGGCGCTTCCAACCGGTACCGTTTTGGGCTCATGGCAAGTGGACGGCTGGGCGGGATATGGCGCTTATGGCGTGGTCTATCGGGCACGTAAGGTAGGACAGACAGAAACGTACCCTGTCGCGCTCAAGCTGGCACGTTACCCGAATGATTTGCGCTTCCGCCGAGAGGCAGAGCTGCTCTCCCGGATTCACCATCCTGGTGTTCCTTGCTTACTGGGAAAGGGAACTTGGAAAGCGAACGCCAGGGGTGACTCGCATCCGTATGTCGTGATGCAGTGGGTGGAGGGCATTCGGTTATACGATTGGGCCGAGCGGCATCCGCTCACATTCTGCCAAGCGCTACGCTTGCTGGCTCAGGTGGCACGGGCTCTGGAGGCCACCCATGCGATTCAAGGACTTCATCGGGACGTCAAAGGCGACAATATCCTGGTGAATGCTGATGGCCAAGCCATCCTGATGGACTTCGGGTGCGGCATTTGGGAGGGGGCCGCTTCTCTCACCGACGGGCTCTTGGCCCCTGGTACCCGTATCTACCGCAGTCCCCAGGCGCTGCGCTTCCAGTGGAACCACCGTCGCGAGACCCAAATCCATTACCGTGCCACACCCGCAGATGATGTGTATGCGCTTGGGGTGACTGCCTACCGTCTGTGCACAGGCGTCTACCCTCCCCTGGCAACGGACCCCTCCATCATGGGAGATGATGGACGCGATACCCAGGAGTTGCTGAAGCCTCCAAGTCAATGGAAGCCGCTGGCACCTGCGTTGGAGTCGCTCATCCTCCGCATGCTTTCCGAGAAGCCCCGGGACAGGGGCCTTGCTGGCGAGCTAGCGGCCACGATGGAAGCCTTGGTTGATGCGGAAGCGGGTGAATTGGCTCGCCTGAGCGATTCGAGAATGCTCGCAGAAGTATCAGGCGTGTCCGCATCGGTGCCTCGCCATGGGAAACTTTGGCGCATGGCGCTCCTGCCTGTGATTGCCGGGCTTCTCCTCTTGACCTCCGTGAACCTGAACTTGGACGGGCTCTGGGGCTCGTCTCCAGGCATGACAGAGGGTGGAGCTGGAGGTGTAGCGGACCAGGTTGTGGCAGAGCTGCCTGTGACAAGCATGGAGCAAGAGCCCGAGCTGCGCGGGCTGAGACTAGAAATGCCTGAGGGTCCTTTACCCGGCCAACGCCGCCCGCCATGTCCTCGCAACCAAATCAACATTAAGGGAGGTTGTTGGGCCGAAATCGTTCAGCTTTCGCCGCCTTGCGGTGAGAGCTTTTATGATTGGAAGGGTGCCTGTTACGTCCCAGTGGCTGCCCCCCTCCGTCCCAATACTTCGGAGAAACCTTGA